A genome region from Alicyclobacillus acidocaldarius subsp. acidocaldarius DSM 446 includes the following:
- the ruvX gene encoding Holliday junction resolvase RuvX, with amino-acid sequence MRTMAIDFGERRIGVALSDPMGLIAQPYGVIERQSDRQAADEVADLARREEVGRIVVGRPLHMSGQPSEMTSRAEKFARMLAARTGLPVDLYDERLTTVSAERILIEQNVRRRERRATVDAAAAQVLLEDYLRSRQRADGEDAEFEG; translated from the coding sequence ATGCGGACGATGGCGATTGATTTCGGCGAGCGGCGGATCGGCGTCGCCTTGTCGGACCCCATGGGGCTCATCGCACAGCCGTACGGCGTGATCGAGCGCCAATCCGATCGGCAGGCGGCGGACGAAGTGGCAGATCTGGCGCGGCGAGAAGAGGTGGGGCGGATTGTCGTCGGGCGGCCGCTCCACATGTCGGGCCAGCCTTCCGAGATGACGTCGCGCGCGGAGAAGTTCGCCCGCATGCTGGCGGCGCGCACGGGCCTGCCGGTCGATCTGTACGATGAGCGGTTGACCACGGTGAGCGCGGAGCGCATCCTCATCGAGCAGAACGTGCGGCGCAGGGAGCGCCGCGCCACCGTGGACGCTGCCGCGGCGCAGGTCCTGCTCGAGGATTATCTGCGATCACGTCAGCGGGCGGACGGCGAG
- a CDS encoding IreB family regulatory phosphoprotein produces MRALGQEFDSTMRFASKSGNPEVRRAFQIAYRALKEKGYNPVYQIAGYLISGDPAYITSHMDARNTIRRIERDDLIEELVRAYAALYGDADDGD; encoded by the coding sequence GTGCGGGCATTGGGACAAGAGTTTGACAGCACGATGCGATTTGCGTCGAAGTCAGGCAATCCCGAGGTTCGGCGCGCGTTTCAAATCGCGTACCGCGCCCTGAAGGAAAAGGGGTACAATCCCGTGTACCAGATCGCGGGGTACTTGATTTCGGGCGATCCGGCGTACATCACGAGCCACATGGACGCGCGCAACACCATCCGGCGCATCGAACGGGACGATCTGATCGAGGAGCTCGTGCGGGCGTACGCCGCACTGTACGGCGATGCGGACGATGGCGATTGA